From Pseudomonas sp. FP2335, the proteins below share one genomic window:
- a CDS encoding CDP-alcohol phosphatidyltransferase family protein — translation MISIYQLKPRFQNLLRPLVQRLYDNGTTANQITVLAGVVSLLVGLLIASFAQHLWLFALIPLWMILRMALNAIDGMLAREFGQQSRLGAYLNELCDVIADSALILPFALIPGVSLAPVLLVALLAVFSEYAGVLGPMVGASRRYDGPMGKSDRAFVLGVLATGVALGWLGASWVDGVMWLVAALLAYTLVNRVRQGLKEQQDSPSA, via the coding sequence ATGATTTCGATCTATCAGCTCAAACCGCGTTTTCAAAACCTGCTGCGCCCCCTCGTGCAGCGCCTCTACGACAACGGCACCACCGCCAACCAGATCACCGTGCTGGCCGGCGTGGTTTCCCTGCTGGTCGGCCTGCTGATCGCCAGCTTCGCCCAACACCTGTGGCTGTTTGCGCTGATCCCGCTGTGGATGATCCTGCGCATGGCCCTCAACGCCATCGACGGCATGCTCGCCCGGGAATTCGGCCAGCAGTCGCGCCTGGGCGCCTACCTCAATGAGTTGTGCGACGTGATTGCCGACAGCGCGCTGATCCTGCCGTTTGCATTGATCCCCGGCGTGAGCCTGGCGCCGGTGCTGCTGGTGGCGTTGCTGGCGGTGTTCAGCGAATACGCCGGGGTGCTCGGGCCGATGGTGGGCGCATCGCGGCGCTACGACGGGCCGATGGGCAAGAGCGATCGGGCGTTTGTGCTCGGCGTGCTGGCCACTGGTGTAGCGCTGGGTTGGCTCGGCGCCAGCTGGGTGGATGGGGTGATGTGGCTGGTCGCCGCCCTGCTTGCCTACACCCTGGTCAACCGGGTGCGCCAGGGCCTCAAAGAACAACAAGACTCCCCTTCTGCATAA
- a CDS encoding bifunctional alpha/beta hydrolase/class I SAM-dependent methyltransferase — protein MREQQAHTFSTHDGVELFYRHWPATAGDGPRKAIVLFHRGHEHSGRIAHLVDELDLPHFDFFAWDARGHGQSPGERGDSPSFATSARDVQTFCDHIGATYGIEEENFAVIAQSVGAVIAATWVHDYAPKIRALVLASPAFKVKLYVPFARPGLALMRKFRGNFFVNSYVKAKFLSHDPERVASYDSDPLITKAISVNVLLGLYEAADRVVADAQAIQVPTQLLVSGSDFVVHRKPQQQFFDRLGSLKKELHILPGFFHDTLGERDRATAVSSAKRFILQNFEHPLDRASLLDADKIGATCAESEALAAPLPRNSLRDLYWRLTRASMGLGKNLSDGVKLGFDTGFDSGSTLDYVYRNKPTGKGGLGRMIDTNYLNSIGWRGIRQRKLNVEELLRLAMAKLRADDREVRIVDIAAGHGRYILEALQGVSPLPESILLRDYSDINVRDGGALIREKGLGDIAQFVKGDAFDRTDLAALAPKPTLAVVSGLYELFADNAMVGGSLAGLAEAVEPGGYLVYTGQPWHPQLELIARALTSHRQGQAWVMRRRSQAEMDQLVEAAGFRKITQRVDEWGIFTVSVAQKI, from the coding sequence ATGCGCGAACAACAAGCACACACCTTCAGTACCCACGATGGCGTCGAGCTGTTCTACCGGCACTGGCCGGCCACCGCGGGCGACGGGCCACGCAAGGCCATCGTGTTGTTCCATCGCGGCCATGAGCATTCGGGGCGCATCGCCCATCTGGTCGATGAACTGGACCTGCCACACTTCGACTTCTTCGCCTGGGATGCCCGTGGCCACGGCCAGTCTCCCGGCGAACGCGGCGACAGCCCCAGCTTCGCCACCAGCGCCCGCGACGTGCAAACCTTCTGCGACCACATCGGCGCCACCTATGGCATCGAGGAAGAGAACTTCGCCGTCATCGCCCAAAGCGTCGGCGCGGTGATCGCGGCCACCTGGGTGCATGACTACGCGCCAAAGATCCGCGCGCTGGTGCTCGCCTCGCCGGCGTTCAAGGTCAAGCTCTACGTGCCGTTCGCCCGGCCGGGCCTGGCGCTGATGCGCAAGTTTCGCGGCAACTTTTTCGTCAACAGCTACGTCAAGGCCAAGTTCCTCAGCCATGACCCCGAGCGCGTGGCGTCTTACGACAGCGACCCGCTGATCACCAAGGCGATCTCGGTCAATGTGCTGCTCGGCCTGTACGAAGCGGCCGACCGGGTTGTGGCCGATGCCCAGGCGATCCAGGTGCCGACCCAATTACTGGTGTCCGGCTCGGACTTCGTGGTGCACCGCAAACCCCAGCAGCAATTTTTCGACCGCCTCGGCAGCCTGAAAAAAGAGCTGCACATCCTCCCCGGTTTCTTCCACGACACCCTCGGCGAGCGCGACCGCGCCACCGCCGTGAGCAGCGCCAAGCGCTTTATCCTGCAGAACTTCGAACACCCGCTGGACCGCGCCTCGCTGCTCGACGCCGACAAGATCGGCGCCACCTGCGCCGAATCCGAAGCCCTCGCCGCGCCGTTACCGCGCAACTCCCTGCGCGACCTGTACTGGCGCCTGACCCGCGCCAGCATGGGCCTGGGCAAGAACCTGTCGGACGGGGTCAAGCTGGGCTTCGACACCGGTTTCGACTCCGGCAGCACCCTGGACTACGTGTACCGCAACAAGCCCACCGGCAAGGGCGGGCTGGGGCGGATGATCGACACCAACTACCTCAACTCCATCGGCTGGCGCGGCATCCGCCAGCGCAAGCTGAACGTCGAGGAACTGCTGCGCCTGGCCATGGCCAAGTTGCGTGCCGATGATCGCGAAGTACGCATCGTCGACATCGCCGCCGGCCACGGTCGCTACATTCTGGAAGCCTTGCAGGGCGTTTCGCCGCTGCCGGAGTCGATCCTGCTGCGCGACTACAGCGACATCAATGTGCGTGACGGTGGCGCGCTGATTCGCGAGAAGGGCCTGGGCGACATTGCCCAATTCGTCAAAGGCGATGCATTTGACCGTACGGATCTGGCCGCGCTGGCGCCCAAGCCGACGCTGGCGGTGGTGTCCGGGCTGTACGAATTGTTTGCCGACAACGCCATGGTCGGCGGCTCGCTGGCCGGGCTGGCTGAAGCGGTAGAGCCCGGCGGTTATCTGGTCTACACCGGCCAGCCATGGCACCCGCAACTGGAGCTGATCGCCCGTGCGCTGACCAGCCACCGCCAGGGCCAGGCCTGGGTAATGCGCCGGCGCAGCCAGGCGGAGATGGATCAACTGGTCGAGGCGGCGGGCTTTCGCAAGATCACCCAGCGGGTGGACGAATGGGGCATTTTCACCGTGTCCGTGGCACAGAAGATCTGA
- a CDS encoding phosphatase PAP2/dual specificity phosphatase family protein: MREPGLLKPAVLWLLLLAPLFFSTYGFATWVTSQRSDVGTLVFDWETHMPFLAWTIVPYWSIDLLYGFSLLLPNSRHELKQHALRLLSAQVIAVSCFLIWPLRFTFERPELDGVFGWLFAVLAGFDKPFNQAPSLHIALLVILWVMYQRHTQGVWRWLVHGWFALIGISVLTTYQHHFIDLPTGALAGWICVWLWPVEPPSPLLNARLTRDPKRWRLGVRYGLGALLLAVLALALGGGWLWLLWPAVSLALIKANYLVLGAAGFQKRADGRLTPAARWLYAPYLAAAWINSRLWTRKHPQPDRIVDNVWLGRIPTTREQEPFKAIVDLCAELPINPQGRAYQAIPVLDLIAPTPAECLLAAEAIERLRASGPLLVCCALGYSRSATAVAAWLLHSGRATTVEDALTIIRTARADVVLHPAHREALEGLPHAR; encoded by the coding sequence ATGCGCGAACCCGGTCTGCTCAAGCCCGCCGTCCTCTGGCTGCTGCTATTGGCGCCGCTGTTCTTCAGCACCTACGGCTTCGCCACCTGGGTCACCAGCCAGCGCAGCGACGTCGGCACGCTGGTGTTCGACTGGGAAACCCACATGCCCTTCCTGGCGTGGACCATCGTGCCCTACTGGTCCATCGACCTGCTTTACGGGTTCTCCCTGTTGCTGCCCAACAGCCGGCATGAACTGAAGCAACATGCGTTGCGGCTGTTGAGTGCGCAGGTGATTGCCGTGAGTTGCTTCCTGATTTGGCCGCTGCGTTTCACCTTCGAGCGACCCGAACTGGATGGCGTGTTCGGCTGGCTGTTTGCCGTGCTGGCCGGGTTCGACAAACCGTTCAACCAGGCGCCGTCGCTGCACATCGCGCTGCTGGTGATCCTGTGGGTCATGTACCAGCGCCACACCCAGGGTGTCTGGCGCTGGCTGGTACACGGCTGGTTCGCGTTGATCGGTATTTCGGTGCTGACCACTTATCAACATCACTTTATCGACTTACCCACAGGCGCCCTCGCCGGCTGGATCTGCGTGTGGCTATGGCCGGTGGAACCTCCGAGCCCGCTGCTGAATGCGCGGCTGACGCGGGACCCCAAGCGCTGGCGGCTGGGCGTGCGTTACGGCCTGGGCGCGTTGCTGCTGGCGGTGCTTGCGTTGGCCCTGGGCGGCGGCTGGCTGTGGCTACTGTGGCCGGCGGTGTCCCTGGCCTTGATCAAGGCGAACTACCTCGTGCTGGGCGCCGCAGGCTTCCAGAAGCGCGCCGATGGTCGACTGACACCGGCCGCGCGCTGGCTGTATGCGCCTTACCTGGCGGCGGCGTGGATCAACTCGCGCCTGTGGACACGCAAACATCCACAACCGGACCGGATTGTGGATAACGTCTGGCTCGGGCGCATTCCCACGACCCGCGAGCAGGAGCCCTTCAAGGCCATCGTCGATCTCTGCGCCGAATTGCCGATTAATCCACAGGGCCGTGCCTATCAGGCCATCCCCGTGCTGGACCTGATCGCCCCGACGCCCGCCGAATGCCTGCTCGCCGCCGAGGCCATCGAACGCCTGCGCGCCAGTGGCCCGCTGCTGGTGTGTTGCGCCCTGGGCTATTCGCGCAGCGCAACGGCGGTTGCCGCGTGGCTGCTGCACAGCGGGCGGGCCACGACGGTGGAGGATGCGCTGACTATTATTCGTACAGCGCGGGCCGATGTGGTCCTGCACCCCGCTCACCGTGAAGCTTTGGAGGGTTTGCCCCATGCCCGCTGA
- a CDS encoding 1-acyl-sn-glycerol-3-phosphate acyltransferase, with protein MFEPVVATLITSMARTVTGARSLWLGCAPVPVQRIYFANHSSHGDFVLLWASLPQNLRKFTRPVAGSDYWSKSALRRYIINRVFNGVLIDRERKDPVDNPLQPMLAALEGGDSLILFPEGTRNLEDGLLPFKSGLYHLAKSYPQAELVPVWIANLNRVMPKGRVLPLPLLCTTSFGTPLHLEEGEDKTAFLARTRDALLALAPEHS; from the coding sequence ATGTTCGAACCCGTGGTCGCCACGCTGATTACCTCCATGGCCCGCACCGTTACCGGCGCCCGCAGCCTGTGGCTGGGCTGCGCACCTGTGCCGGTGCAACGCATCTACTTCGCCAACCACAGCAGCCACGGCGACTTCGTGCTGCTGTGGGCCTCATTGCCGCAAAACCTGCGCAAATTCACGCGCCCGGTGGCCGGTAGCGATTACTGGAGCAAAAGCGCCTTGCGCCGCTACATCATCAACCGTGTGTTCAACGGCGTGCTAATCGACCGCGAGCGCAAGGACCCTGTGGATAACCCGTTGCAGCCCATGTTGGCCGCATTGGAAGGCGGCGACTCGCTGATCCTGTTTCCCGAAGGCACGCGCAATCTGGAAGACGGCCTGCTGCCGTTCAAAAGCGGCTTGTATCACTTGGCAAAAAGTTACCCACAGGCCGAACTGGTACCTGTGTGGATAGCCAACCTCAACCGGGTCATGCCCAAGGGTCGCGTATTGCCGCTGCCCCTGCTGTGCACCACCAGCTTCGGCACGCCGTTGCATTTGGAAGAAGGCGAAGACAAGACCGCGTTCCTCGCCCGCACCCGTGACGCCCTGCTCGCCCTAGCCCCGGAGCATTCCTGA
- a CDS encoding phosphatidate cytidylyltransferase, whose amino-acid sequence MHSQTIMLFGGIGAILVLASLIGLILKLRTRGTPNAVIDNLNARINAWWVMVVVIGIAFWLGTGAVILLFYAVSFYALREFLTLTPTRRSDYPALVAAFYLALPLQYLLIYSDWYGLFSIFIPVYVFLLLPILASLGGDSTHFLERASKVQWGLMIAVFCVSFVPALLTLDIPGYEGRNLLLIAYLVIVVQLSDVLQYVCGKLFGKHKIAPNLSPSKTVEGFVGGILLSSLIGAALWWTTPFNPWQSFLIALLINLLGFAGGIVMSAIKRDRGVKDWGHMIEGHGGMLDRLDSVCFAAPIFFHLVRFWWT is encoded by the coding sequence ATGCATAGCCAGACCATAATGCTGTTCGGCGGCATCGGCGCGATCCTGGTGCTCGCCTCGCTGATCGGCCTGATCCTCAAGCTGCGCACCCGAGGCACGCCCAACGCGGTGATCGACAACCTCAACGCACGCATCAACGCCTGGTGGGTGATGGTGGTGGTCATCGGCATCGCCTTCTGGCTCGGCACCGGGGCGGTGATCCTGCTGTTCTACGCGGTGTCGTTCTACGCCCTGCGCGAATTCCTCACCCTCACCCCCACCCGCCGCAGCGACTACCCGGCGCTGGTGGCCGCGTTCTACCTGGCGCTGCCGCTGCAATACCTGCTGATCTACTCGGACTGGTACGGGCTGTTCTCGATCTTCATCCCGGTGTACGTGTTCCTGCTGCTGCCGATCCTCGCCTCCCTCGGCGGCGACAGCACACACTTTTTGGAACGGGCGTCGAAGGTGCAATGGGGCCTGATGATCGCCGTGTTCTGCGTGTCGTTCGTGCCGGCCCTGCTGACCCTCGACATTCCCGGCTACGAGGGCCGTAACCTGCTGCTGATCGCCTACCTGGTGATCGTGGTGCAACTGTCGGACGTGCTCCAGTACGTGTGTGGGAAGTTGTTCGGCAAACACAAGATCGCGCCCAACCTGTCGCCCTCCAAAACCGTGGAAGGCTTTGTCGGCGGGATCTTGCTGTCATCCCTGATCGGCGCAGCCCTGTGGTGGACCACGCCGTTCAACCCATGGCAGTCGTTCCTGATCGCGCTGTTGATCAACCTGCTGGGGTTTGCCGGCGGCATCGTGATGTCGGCGATCAAGCGCGACCGGGGTGTGAAGGACTGGGGGCATATGATCGAGGGGCATGGCGGGATGCTGGATCGCTTGGACTCGGTGTGTTTTGCCGCGCCGATTTTCTTTCACCTGGTGCGGTTCTGGTGGACCTGA